The following are encoded in a window of Clostridium thermarum genomic DNA:
- a CDS encoding aminotransferase class I/II-fold pyridoxal phosphate-dependent enzyme, which produces MNLHMKNFLKLKYKIGDRVLEFMDAAERDVADQFKYYDEVREYNQAKVLSAFQAERISDSHFTNSTGYGYGDIGRDALDKVYARIFNCESALVRPHFVNGTHAIGAALFGNLRPGDTMLSICGKPYDTLHNIIGISGKENIGSLKEYGINYKQIDLIDGDFNFDEIKIELTEDKTIKLVHIQRSTGYGWRKSLRISAIEKIISFVKSIRNDVICFVDNCYGEFVEVKEPTEVGADLVCGSLIKNIGGGIAPTGGYIAGKSVYVEQASYRLTIPGIGGECGSTFGVMRLLFQGLFLAPHTSIEAVKGAVLCARIMELAGFEVLPGYNDIRTDIIQAIKFNDKDKLIKFCKGIQKGSPIDSFVECEPWDMPGYNDQVIMAAGAFVQGASIELSADAPIRPPYIAYLQGGLTLDHVKIGVMIALNNII; this is translated from the coding sequence ATGAATTTACATATGAAAAATTTTCTAAAGCTTAAATACAAAATAGGAGATAGAGTACTTGAGTTTATGGATGCTGCAGAAAGGGATGTTGCTGATCAATTTAAGTACTACGATGAAGTAAGGGAGTATAACCAAGCAAAGGTGCTGTCTGCTTTTCAAGCAGAAAGAATCAGCGATTCGCACTTTACAAACAGCACCGGATATGGCTATGGGGACATTGGTAGAGATGCATTAGATAAGGTTTATGCAAGAATCTTCAACTGTGAAAGTGCCTTAGTAAGGCCTCATTTTGTCAACGGAACTCATGCTATCGGTGCAGCCCTATTTGGCAACCTACGTCCCGGAGATACTATGCTGTCTATCTGCGGCAAGCCCTACGATACACTTCACAACATAATAGGTATAAGCGGCAAAGAAAACATAGGCTCATTAAAAGAATATGGAATCAATTATAAGCAAATCGATCTAATAGATGGAGATTTTAATTTTGATGAAATCAAAATAGAATTAACTGAAGATAAAACCATAAAGCTAGTACATATTCAAAGGTCAACTGGTTATGGTTGGAGAAAATCTCTTAGAATTAGTGCAATTGAAAAAATAATCAGTTTTGTTAAGTCTATTAGAAATGATGTTATTTGTTTCGTAGATAATTGCTACGGGGAATTTGTTGAAGTTAAAGAACCAACAGAGGTTGGCGCTGACTTAGTTTGCGGGTCTTTAATAAAGAATATAGGCGGTGGTATTGCTCCAACCGGTGGTTATATTGCCGGCAAAAGCGTATATGTAGAACAAGCCTCTTACAGGTTGACCATTCCGGGAATAGGAGGGGAGTGCGGCTCTACTTTTGGCGTGATGAGATTACTGTTCCAAGGATTGTTCCTAGCTCCACATACATCAATTGAAGCTGTAAAAGGTGCCGTGTTATGTGCAAGAATAATGGAACTTGCAGGTTTTGAAGTTCTGCCAGGATATAATGACATAAGAACTGATATAATACAGGCAATAAAGTTCAATGACAAAGATAAATTGATCAAATTCTGCAAGGGGATACAGAAGGGATCACCCATAGATTCTTTTGTAGAATGCGAGCCTTGGGATATGCCAGGATATAACGATCAAGTAATAATGGCTGCCGGAGCCTTTGTTCAGGGTGCTTCCATAGAACTATCTGCTGATGCACCTATCAGACCACCATATATTGCTTATCTGCAGGGCGGATTAACATTGGACCATGTTAAAATAGGTGTTATGATAGCACTCAATAATATAATATAG
- the hfq gene encoding RNA chaperone Hfq — protein MNKSTNNLQDIFLNGARKNKIPVTIYLTNGFQLKGIVKGFDSFTVVLDCDGKQMMIYKHAISTITPLKVILFNNQNDDEGIEE, from the coding sequence ATGAACAAATCAACAAACAACTTACAGGATATATTTTTAAATGGTGCTAGAAAAAATAAAATACCAGTAACAATATATCTTACAAATGGTTTTCAACTAAAGGGCATAGTAAAGGGATTCGACAGTTTTACCGTTGTATTAGACTGTGATGGCAAACAGATGATGATATATAAGCATGCTATATCTACAATAACTCCATTGAAGGTTATTTTATTCAATAATCAAAATGATGATGAAGGTATTGAAGAATAG
- the miaA gene encoding tRNA (adenosine(37)-N6)-dimethylallyltransferase MiaA has protein sequence MKDKLIIIGGPTAVGKTLISIKLAKYLNAEIISADSMQIYKHMDIGSAKISPSEMSGVPHHMIDIAEPWESFSVAQFKEMALEHIKNIYSKNKLPMLVGGTGLYIDSIVCNYNFTEADKDESYRAYLEDLAASEGNEYVFKLLQNADPETASKLHANNLKRVIRALEVYKLTGKPFSSYVIEEQKKFDIPFKLYYYVLNMNRDILYDRINKRVDQMMSSGLLEEVKKLKEMGCTADMQAMKGIGYKELLYHLDGKMTLNEAIEAIKKGSRNYAKRQLTWFRKDPRIKWIEKENFTSDDDIVEYILNDINSKNTVNKN, from the coding sequence ATGAAGGATAAACTCATAATAATAGGTGGACCTACTGCTGTAGGAAAAACTTTGATTTCTATTAAACTAGCAAAATATTTAAATGCTGAAATCATCTCAGCTGACTCTATGCAAATATATAAACACATGGATATAGGCTCAGCAAAAATTTCACCGTCAGAAATGTCCGGCGTTCCTCACCATATGATAGATATTGCGGAACCATGGGAAAGCTTTAGCGTAGCTCAATTTAAAGAGATGGCGCTGGAACATATAAAAAATATTTACTCTAAGAATAAGCTGCCAATGCTTGTGGGTGGGACTGGACTATATATTGATTCTATAGTTTGCAATTATAACTTTACAGAGGCTGACAAAGACGAAAGCTACAGAGCCTATCTGGAAGACCTAGCGGCCAGTGAAGGTAATGAATATGTTTTTAAGCTGCTTCAAAATGCAGACCCGGAAACTGCCTCTAAATTACATGCCAATAACTTAAAAAGAGTAATCAGAGCTCTTGAAGTCTATAAATTAACGGGTAAACCCTTTAGTTCTTATGTCATAGAAGAGCAGAAAAAGTTTGATATACCGTTCAAACTCTATTACTATGTTTTAAATATGAACAGAGATATTTTATATGACAGAATCAATAAGAGAGTTGATCAAATGATGTCCAGCGGACTATTGGAGGAGGTTAAGAAGTTAAAAGAAATGGGTTGCACAGCAGATATGCAGGCCATGAAGGGTATAGGTTATAAGGAGCTTCTATATCATCTAGACGGAAAAATGACTTTGAATGAGGCTATTGAGGCTATAAAAAAAGGTAGTAGAAATTATGCTAAAAGGCAGTTGACATGGTTTCGAAAAGATCCAAGGATAAAGTGGATAGAAAAAGAAAATTTTACTTCTGATGATGACATTGTTGAATATATATTAAATGATATAAACTCAAAAAATACTGTGAATAAAAACTAA